A genomic segment from Drosophila miranda strain MSH22 chromosome 3, D.miranda_PacBio2.1, whole genome shotgun sequence encodes:
- the LOC108160373 gene encoding glutathione S-transferase 1 codes for MGKISLYGLDASPPTRACLLTLKALELPFEYVFVNLLTKENFAEDYMKKNPQHTVPMLQDDDDYIWDSHAIMAYLVGKYAETDELYPKDLLQRAVVDQRMHFESGVIFEGALRRLTRPVLFLGGTTLPQANVDEVNEVYNFLETFLDNDFVAGDHLTIADFSIVSTISSLGVYLEHDPVKYPKTAAWLERLKELPYYEEANGSGATQFMQLIKSKNFTIVP; via the coding sequence ATGGGTAAGATTTCGCTGTACGGCTTGGACGCCAGTCCACCCACCCGGGCTTGCCTGCTCACCCTGAAGGCCTTGGAGCTGCCCTTCGAGTACGTCTTCGTGAATCTACTTACTAAAGAGAACTTCGCCGAGGACTACATGAAGAAGAATCCCCAGCACACGGTGCCCATGCTGCAGGACGATGATGACTACATATGGGACTCGCATGCAATCATGGCCTATCTGGTGGGAAAGTACGCGGAGACCGACGAACTGTACCCCAAGGACCTTCTGCAGCGGGCTGTGGTCGATCAACGAATGCACTTTGAGTCGGGGGTCATCTTCGAGGGCGCCTTGCGTCGTCTCACCAGGCCGGTGCTGTTCCTTGGGGGCACCACACTGCCTCAGGCCAATGTAGACGAAGTTAACGAGGTTTACAACTTCTTGGAAACGTTTCTGGATAACGACTTTGTGGCCGGTGATCACCTGACCATTGCCGACTTCAGCATTGTGTCGACTATCAGCTCGCTCGGCGTCTACTTAGAGCACGATCCGGTGAAGTATCCCAAGACAGCAGCCTGGCTGGAGCGCCTGAAGGAGCTGCCCTACTATGAGGAGGCGAACGGCAGTGGAGCTACCCAGTTCATGCAGCTTATAAAGTCCAAGAACTTCACCATCGTGCCCTAG
- the LOC108158183 gene encoding glutathione S-transferase 1-like, whose protein sequence is MSNIVLYGMDISPPVRACLLTLRALGLAFEYKEVNLFAGEHRSPEFLQKNPQHTVPLLDDGGALIWDSHAIVCYLVDKYARTDELYPKDLVKRAQVNQRLYFDASILFMALRNISVPYFLHNVSLVPKEKVNNVREAYGHLETFLGESPYVTGDTLTVADLCCAATAASLAAVLDLDTVKYPKIAAWLERISKLPHYTEDNLRGVNKYIGLLKGSLTIV, encoded by the coding sequence ATGTCGAATATTGTGCTCTACGGAATGGACATTAGTCCGCCGGtgagggcctgtttgctgacTCTGCGAGCCTTGGGCTTGGCCTTCGAGTATAAGGAAGTCAATCTCTTCGCAGGGGAGCATCGTTCCCCAGAGTTTCTGCAGAAGAATCCCCAGCACACAGTCCCGTTACTGGATGATGGCGGCGCTCTCATTTGGGACTCGCACGCCATCGTCTGCTACTTGGTGGACAAGTACGCAAGGACGGACGAGCTCTATCCCAAGGATCTGGTGAAGCGTGCCCAGGTCAATCAACGTTTGTACTTCGATGCTAGCATATTGTTCATGGCCCTGCGCAATATCAGTGTTCCCTACTTTCTCCACAATGTGAGCTTGGTGCCCAAAGAGAAGGTGAACAATGTCAGGGAAGCCTATGGACATCTGGAGACATTCCTGGGCGAAAGTCCTTACGTCACAGGGGATACCCTAACCGTAGCGGACCTGTGCTGTGCGGCTACGGCTGCCTCGCTGGCCGCAGTCCTCGACCTGGACACAGTGAAGTATCCCAAGATCGCGGCTTGGCTGGAACGCATCTCTAAGCTGCCCCATTATACGGAGGATAACCTACGGGGCGTGAATAAGTACATTGGCTTGCTAAAGGGATCATTGACCATTGTGTAA
- the LOC108160371 gene encoding glutathione S-transferase 1-like — translation MGKLILYGMDASAPVRSVILTLNALGLPFEYKVVNLLAKEQLKPEFLKMNPLHTVPTLDDDGFYVYDSHAINAYLVAKYGKDGKESLYPKDLQQRAIVDQRMHYDSSVVGRTLRAITFPLFRLNETQIPKARIDALADVYTTLETFLNSNEYIAGKHLTIADFHIIAILSTIEIFLAVDAGRYPKLSAWMQRITELPYYAEGNGNRLVQCATFFKSKNFTIV, via the coding sequence ATGGGAAAGCTAATACTCTATGGCATGGATGCCAGCGCACCGGTTCGTTCGGTGATACTCACCCTGAACGCCTTGGGTCTGCCCTTTGAGTACAAGGTGGTCAATCTGCTGGCCAAGGAGCAGCTTAAGCCGGAATTTCTCAAGATGAACCCCCTGCACACCGTGCCCACACTGGACGACGACGGCTTCTACGTGTACGACAGTCACGCCATCAATGCCTACCTAGTGGCCAAGTACGGCAAGGACGGCAAGGAGTCTCTCTACCCCAAGGATCTCCAGCAGCGGGCAATCGTCGACCAGCGTATGCACTACGACTCTAGCGTTGTGGGTAGAACCCTGCGGGCTATAACATTTCCGCTGTTCCGTCTGAACGAGACCCAAATCCCCAAGGCCAGGATCGATGCTCTGGCGGACGTTTACACCACCCTGGAGACATTCCTGAATAGCAACGAGTACATCGCTGGGAAGCATCTGACTATTGCCGACTTTCACATCATCGCTATCCTGTCAACCATTGAGATATTCCTGGCAGTGGATGCTGGCAGGTATCCGAAGCTGTCCGCCTGGATGCAGCGCATAACCGAACTGCCGTACTACGCCGAAGGCAACGGGAACCGATTGGTGCAGTGTGCCACCTTTTTTAAGAGCAAAAACTTTACAATTGTCTAA
- the LOC108160372 gene encoding glutathione S-transferase 1, with the protein MGKLVLYGLEPSPPVRACKMTLDALQLQYEFKLVNLLAGENKTKEFKLKNPQHTVPMLEDDGKTIWESHAICAYLVRKYAKDDALYPKDFYKRAVVDQRLHFESAVLFQNCIRNIALPLFYSDETEVPRSKIDAIYEAYDFLEAFIGAELYLCEASVTIADFSVISSVSSLVGLAPIEPKRYPGLSAWLARMAGRPNYQSINGNGAQMLIDMFNAKITKIV; encoded by the coding sequence ATGGGAAAACTAGTGCTGTACGGCTTAGAGCCAAGTCCGCCTGTGAGGGCCTGCAAAATGACGCTGGATGCACTACAGCTTCAGTATGAATTCAAGCTGGTTAATCTGCTTGCTGGTGAGAACAAGACCAAGGAGTTCAAGCTGAAGAATCCGCAGCACACAGTGCCCATGCTGGAGGACGATGGCAAAACTATTTGGGAGAGCCACGCCATCTGCGCTTATCTGGTTCGGAAGTATGCCAAGGATGATGCCCTGTACCCCAAGGACTTCTATAAGCGCGCCGTCGTTGATCAACGTTTGCACTTCGAGTCGGCTGTGCTGTTCCAAAACTGCATTAGGAATATAGCACTTCCACTGTTCTACAGCGATGAGACGGAAGTTCCGAGATCCAAGATCGACGCTATATACGAAGCCTACGACTTTTTGGAGGCCTTCATTGGCGCCGAGTTGTACCTGTGCGAAGCCAGCGTAACTATCGCCGATTTTAGTGTGATATCGTCGGTCTCCAGTTTGGTGGGCCTGGCGCCCATTGAGCCGAAGCGCTATCCAGGACTCAGCGCTTGGTTGGCCCGAATGGCCGGACGACCCAACTACCAGTCGATCAACGGCAACGGCGCACAGATGTTGATTGACATGTTTAATGCGAAAATCACAAAGATAGTGTGA
- the LOC108160369 gene encoding protein immune deficiency — protein sequence MPKLKNLLPNIFGGSKEAPSMQSEGRLETDAAPVDDSEADNNNSGALALPSIRTPTASADLTESVLRELSDPNYNSMDVVQSANIPGTGGDLSTVNTNNTMNVHSAQQQVVMNFSNASNLHFGSVYNFNQNLSASSSRKSSTSTIDEVAASPDGKRSNGTRKTVSIVAMMQSQDEPDPRLLDAVATHLGEGWKQVMRDLGHSEGQIDQAIIDHQMHGNIKEVIYQLLLQWVRSSESGVATVGRLTTLLWESQHRDCVQRLKLVWKALEKRKKNS from the exons ATGCCAAAGCTGAAGAACTTGCTGCCCAACATATTTGGCGGTAGCAAGGAGGCACCAAGCATGCAATCTGAGGGGCGACTTGAAACAGATGCAGCGCCTGTCGATGATAGCGAGGCAGATAACAATAATAGTGGAGCCTTGGCGCTGCCGTCCATCAGGACCCCGACAGCCTCAGCGGATCTGACGGAATCGGTATTGCGGGAGCTTTCCGACCCAAACTACAACTCCATGGATGTTGTGCAGTCCGCCAACATTCCTGGGACCGGCGGGGACCTCAGCACAGTCAACACGAACAACACCATGAACGTCCACAGTGCACAGCAACAGGTGGTTATGAACTTCTCAAATGCAAGCAATCTACACTTTGGCTCCGTGTACAACTTTAACCAAAATCTAAGCGCCAGCAGCTCGCGGAAGAGCAGTACAAGCACAATTGACGAGGTGGCGGCCTCGCCAGACGGTAAACGTTCCAATGGTACGCGCAAGACTGTCAGCATAGTGGCCATGATGCAGTCTCAGGATGAGCCGGATCCGCGGCTGCTGGACGCGGTGGCTACCCATTTGGGCGAGGGATGGAAGCAGGTGATGCGGGACTTGGGCCATTCTGAGGGCCAGATTGACCAGGCCATAATTGATCATCAAATGCACGGCAATATCAAAGAG GTGATTTACCAACTTCTGCTCCAATGGGTACGGAGCTCTGAGAGCGGCGTGGCTACCGTCGGACGACTCACAACGCTGCTTTGGGAGTCACAGCATCGCGATTGCGTGCAGCGCTTGAAACTGGTTTGGAAGGCATTAGAGAAGCGCAAGAAGAACAGTTAG
- the LOC108158180 gene encoding glutathione S-transferase 1, whose amino-acid sequence MVHLVLYGTETSPPVRAVLLTLRALQLEHEFRRLDMQAGEHLEPELLRKNPQHTVPMLEDGEACIWDSHAIIGYLVNKYAQDDALYPKEPLQRAVVDQRLHFETGVLFHGCFKPLQRALFKENDAPEVPKDRIADLHEAYAHLERFLGENPYLAGGQLTIADFSVVATVSTLHLSYCPVEGAKYPKLSAWLARLSTLPHYDEDNLRGARLLAERVRAKLPKQFDKLWQKAFEDIKSGAGKQ is encoded by the coding sequence ATGGTTcatctagtcctctatggcaCGGAGACGAGTCCACCGGTGCGGGCTGTCCTTCTGACGCTGCGCGCCCTGCAGCTGGAGCACGAGTTCCGGCGACTGGACATGCAGGCCGGCGAGCACTTGGAGCCGGAACTGCTGCGCAAGAATCCACAGCACACAGTGCCGATGCTGGAGGATGGTGAGGCATGCATCTGGGACTCCCACGCCATCATTGGCTATCTCGTGAACAAGTATGCCCAGGATGATGCCCTCTACCCCAAGGAACCGCTGCAGCGGGCGGTGGTGGATCAGCGTCTGCACTTCGAGACTGGTGTGCTCTTCCACGGCTGCTTTAAGCCGCTGCAGCGGGCCCTCTTCAAGGAGAATGATGCCCCCGAAGTTCCCAAGGACCGGATTGCCGATCTTCACGAAGCCTACGCCCATCTGGAGCGGTTTCTCGGCGAGAATCCTTACCTGGCCGGCGGCCAATTGACAATCGCCGACTTCAGTGTGGTCGCCACCGTGAGCACTCTGCACCTGAGCTATTGCCCCGTGGAAGGCGCCAAGTATCCCAAGCTGTCCGCCTGGCTGGCCCGCCTCTCCACCCTGCCCCACTACGATGAGGACAACCTGCGTGGCGCCCGCCTGCTCGCCGAACGGGTCCGCGCCAAACTGCCCAAGCAGTTCGACAAGCTCTGGCAGAAGGCCTTCGAGGACATCAAGAGCGGAGCCGGCAAGCAGTGA
- the LOC108160370 gene encoding glutathione S-transferase 1-like: MVKLTLYGVDASPPVRAVKLTLAALNLPYDFVNVNLAGREQLSPEYVKKNPQHTVPTLEEDGHFIWDSHAIIAYLVSKYADSDSLYPKDLLQRAVVDQRLHFETGVVFADGLRSITKPLLFFNQKVIPKERHQAIVEIYDFVETFLKDQDYIAGNQLTIADFSLVSTITSLEAFVGIDRAKYVRTSAWIKRLEQLPYYEESNAKGVRELFAIIKQTNFSFAS; this comes from the coding sequence ATGGTTAAGTTAACTTTGTACGGAGTGGATGCCAGCCCCCCAGTTCGAGCTGTGAAGCTGACGTTGGCGGCCTTGAACCTGCCCTACGACTTTGTGAATGTCAATCTTGCGGGTCGCGAGCAACTGTCGCCCGAGTATGTGAAGAAAAATCCACAGCACACGGTGCCCACTTTGGAGGAAGACGGCCACTTCATTTGGGACTCGCATGCAATCATCGCCTATCTGGTGTCCAAATATGCCGATAGTGACAGTCTGTACCCCAAGGATCTGCTGCAGCGGGCCGTGGTCGATCAGCGTCTACATTTCGAGACCGGAGTGGTCTTTGCCGATGGCCTGAGAAGCATCACGAAGCCTCTATTGTTCTTTAATCAGAAAGTTATTCCCAAAGAGAGGCATCAAGCCATTGTCGAGATCTATGACTTCGTGGAGACCTTCCTAAAGGACCAGGACTACATTGCTGGAAATCAGCTGACCATAGCGGACTTCAGCCTTGTGTCAACCATCACCTCGCTGGAGGCCTTTGTGGGCATCGATCGCGCCAAATATGTGAGAACTAGTGCCTGGATCAAGCGTCTGGAACAGCTCCCCTACTACGAGGAGTCCAATGCCAAAGGTGTCCGGGAATTGTTTGCCATTATCAAGCAAACAAATTTCAGCTTTGCATCGTGA
- the LOC108158671 gene encoding vigilin has product MQAAAVMEESNATSIEQQPIALINGQEQVSTEQQPSSPTSVATPTSTNSGGTGNATPAFSYDDLFPALPANTSAPALSGPSSSSLARVTSSQKTQVLHVPCDERKSTESDKFGEGESKRICQQITKETGAQIEIVSGKNQSLTFLIKGKQSELLDARRKILMSFSTQASRQVTVPREHYRVILGKGGQRLRDLERLTSTRINIPSQGDESEFITIAGTKEGIEKAEQEIRQLSAEQYKKSSDRTTIPKIYHPFIVGPYNENLNKLQEETGAKINVPPQQVQKDEIIISGEKDAVAAAKAKVEAIYKEMEKKCSTVSVEVAKPQHRYVIGPKGSTIAEILQLTGVSVEMPPNDSTLETITLRGPQVALGNALTVVYQKANSVKSVEINAPHWIHKYVIGRKGANMKQLEEDCPNVNVNCLEDKIKLEGDPENVDKAISYLTEIIRNYEENFTYEVMTVNPSYYKHIIGKAGSNVNRLKDELKVNINIEEREGQNNIRIEGPKEGVRLAQLELQEKIDKLENEKSKDVIIDRRLHRSIIGAKGEKIREVKDRYRQVTITIPTPQENTDIVKLRGPKEDVDKCHKDLMKLVKEIQESSHIIEVPIFKQFHKFVIGKGGANIKKIRDETQTKIDLPAEGDTNEVIVITGKKENVLEAKERIQKIQNELSDIVSEEVQIPPKYYNSIIGTGGKLISSIMEECGGVSIKFPNSDSKSDKVTIRGPKDDVEKAKGQLLELANERQLASFTAEVRAKQQHHKFLIGKNGASIRKIRDATGARIIFPSNEDTDKEVITIIGKEDSVKKAKEQLEAIIKECDEVTEGEVAVDPKHHKYFVAKRGLILHRIAEENGGVMISFPRAGTNSDKVTLKGAKDCIEAAKQRIEEIVADLEAQTTIEVIIPQRQHRTIMGARGFKVQQVTSEFDVQIKFPDRDATDLVEGLTNGGLNGEGQEGEAAEQSSAAVDGAEPVRQCDVIRITGRIDKCEAAKQALLDLIPIEEELSVPFDLHRTIIGPRGANVRQFMSKHDVHVELPSSELKSDIIKVSGTPAHVAEAKEALEKMIEDFEADRADRELRSFVLQLDVDQEYHSKLIGRHGAVINKLRADHDVNISLPKRDDPNQRIISITGYQAKAEAARDAILNIVGDLQTLHREVIEIDTRVHSHIIGQRGRTIRKIIEDYKVDIKFPSSDDAQNNPNAVTIIGKEEDVENAKDVLLSMAEDYERDYLENLPPSPQPQTVGAFLTGTGGNASSGAGGAGGGGGAGANENGFIIKDAPWEKQKQQAKNLTAPNTQSQKDFPNFAAGGAQVATTPITSVWGPKN; this is encoded by the exons atgcaagcagcagcagtgatGGAGGAATCCAACG CAACCAGCATTGAGCAACAACCGATCGCCCTCATCAACGGTCAAGAGCAGGTGTCCACCGAGCAGCAACCATCCTCGCCCACTTCAGTGGCAACGCccaccagcaccaacagcGGAGGCACTGGCAATGCCACGCCCGCGTTTAGCTACGACGACCTATTCCCGGCCCTGCCGGCCAATACCTCGGCGCCTGCGCTGTCCGGCCCATCCAGCTCGTCGCTAGCACGAGTGACAAGCTCGCAGAAGACGCAG GTGCTGCACGTGCCCTGCGATGAGCGAAAGTCGACGGAGTCGGATAAGTTTGGCGAGGGCGAATCGAAGCGGATTTGCCAGCAAATCACCAAGGAGACCGGCGCCCAGATTGAGATCGTCAGCGGCAAGAACCAGTCGCTCACCTTCCTTATCAAGGGCAAGCAGAGCGAGCTGTTGGACGCCCGGCGCAAGATTCTGATGAGTTTCTCAACGCAGGCCAGCCGCCAGGTGACCGTGCCCCGTGAGCACTACCGCGTGATCCTGGGCAAGGGTGGCCAGCGGCTGCGGGATCTGGAGCGCCTCACCTCGACGCGCATCAATATCCCGAGCCAGGGCGACGAGAGCGAGTTCATCACCATTGCCGGCACGAAGGAGGGCATCGAGAAGGCGGAGCAGGAAATCCGCCAGCTGTCCGCGGAGCAGTACAAGAAGTCGTCGGACCGCACCACGATTCCCAAAATCTACCATCCGTTCATTGTGGGTCCCTACAACGAGAACTTGAACAAGCTGCAGGAGGAGACGGGCGCCAAGATCAACGTGCCGCCGCAGCAGGTGCAGAAGGACGAGATCATCATCTCGGGCGAGAAGGATGCCGTTGCCGCGGCCAAGGCAAAGGTCGAGGCCATCTACAAGGAGATGGAGAAGAAGTGCTCGACGGTGAGCGTTGAGGTGGCCAAGCCACAGCATCGCTATGTCATCGGTCCCAAGGGCTCAACCATTGCCGAGATCCTTCAGCTCACCGGAGTCTCCGTAGAGATGCCGCCGAACGATTCCACCCTGGAGACGATTACGCTGCGCGGCCCCCAGGTCGCCCTCGGCAATGCCCTCACTGTTGTCTACCAGAAGGCCAACTCGGTCAAGTCTGTGGAGATCAATGCGCCGCACTGGATCCACAAGTACGTGATCGGCCGCAAGGGAGCCAACATGAAGCAGCTCGAGGAGGACTGTCCCAACGTGAACGTGAACTGCCTCGAGGACAAGATAAAGCTCGAGGGCGACCCGGAGAACGTGGACAAGGCCATCTCCTACTTGACCGAGATCATACGCAACTACGAGGAGAACTTCACCTACGAGGTGATGACTGTGAATCCCTCGTACTACAAGCATATTATCGGCAAGGCCGGATCGAATGTCAACCGGCTCAAGGACGAGCTGAAGGTGAACATCAACATCGAGGAGCGCGAGGGCCAGAACAACATCCGCATCGAGGGCCCCAAGGAGGGCGTGCGGCTGGCGCAGCTTGAATTACAAGAAAAAATCGACAAACTGGAAAACGAAAAGTCAAAGGATGTGATCATCGATCGACGCCTGCACCGCTCCATCATTGGGGCCAAGGGCGAGAAGATCCGCGAGGTGAAGGACCGCTATCGGCAGGTGACCATCACGATACCCACGCCCCAGGAGAACACGGACATTGTGAAGCTGCGCGGCCCCAAGGAGGATGTGGACAAGTGTCACAAGGATCTCATGAAGCTGGTTAAGGAAATCCAGGAGTCGTCGCACATCATCGAAGTGCCCATCTTCAAGCAATTCCACAAGTTCGTCATCGGCAAGGGCGGCGCcaacatcaagaagattcgcGACGAGACCCAAACGAAAATCGACCTGCCCGCCGAGGGGGACACCAACGAGGTGATAGTCATCACTGGCAAGAAGGAGAACGTCCTGGAGGCCAAGGAGCGCATCCAGAAGATCCAGAACGAGCTCTCCGACATTGTCAGCGAGGAGGTGCAGATCCCGCCCAAGTACTACAACTCCATCATCGGCACCGGCGGCAAGCTCATCTCCTCCATCATGGAGGAGTGCGGCGGCGTGTCCATTAAGTTCCCCAACAGCGACTCCAAGAGCGACAAGGTCACCATTCGCGGACCCAAGGACGACGTGGAGAAGGCCAAGGGTCAGCTGCTGGAGCTAGCCAACGAGCGGCAGCTGGCATCATTCACCGCCGAGGTGCGGgccaagcagcagcaccacaaGTTCTTGATTGGCAAGAATGGCGCTTCCATTCGCAAGATCCGCGATGCCACGGGAGCACGCATTATCTTCCCGTCGAACGAGGACACCGACAAGGAGGTGATCACCATCATTGGCAAGGAGGACAGTGTCAAGAAGGCCAAGGAGCAGCTGGAGGCGATCATCAAGGAGTGCGACGAGGTCACTGAGGGCGAGGTGGCCGTCGATCCCAAGCACCACAAGTACTTTGTGGCCAAGCGGGGACTCATCCTGCACCGCATCGCGGAAGAAAACGGAGGTGTGATGATCTCCTTCCCCCGCGCCGGCACCAACTCTGACAAGGTGACTCTCAAGGGTGCCAAGGACTGCATCGAGGCGGCCAAGCAGCGGATCGAGGAGATAGTGGCCGATCTCGAGGCTCAGACCACCATTGAGGTGATCATCCCGCAGCGCCAGCATCGCACGATTATGGGTGCACGTGGCTTCAAGGTGCAGCAGGTGACATCCGAGTTTGATGTCCAAATAAAGTTCCCCGATCGGGATGCCACCGATCTAGTGGAGGGTCTCACCAATGGCGGACTGAACGGAGAGGGCCAGGAAGGCGAGGCAGCCGAGCAGTCGAGTGCAGCTGTGGATGGAGCAGAGCCGGTGCGGCAGTGTGATGTCATCCGCATCACCGGACGCATTGACAAGTGCGAAGCCGCCAAGCAGGCGCTGCTCGACCTCATTCCCATCGAGGAAGAGCTGAGTGTTCCTTTCGACCTGCACCGCACCATCATTGGGCCACGCGGCGCCAATGTCCGCCAGTTTATGTCCAAGCACGATGTGCATGTCGAGCTGCCGTCCAGCGAACTCAAGTCGGACATCATCAAGGTGTCGGGCACGCCGGCCCATGTGGCTGAGGCCAAGGAGGCGCTGGAAAAGATGATCGAGGACTTCGAGGCTGATCGGGCCGATCGCGAGCTGCGCTCGTTCGTCCTTCAGCTGGACGTGGACCAGGAGTATCACTCAAAGCTCATTGGTCGCCATGGTGCCGTCATCAACAAGCTGCGTGCTGACCACGACGTCAACATCTCGCTCCCCAAGCGGGACGATCCCAATCAACGCATCATTTCCATCACCGGCTACCAGGCCAAGGCGGAGGCAGCTCGCGATGCCATTCTGAATATCGTCGGGGATCTCCAGACCCTTCACCGCGAGGTTATCGAAATCGACACGCGCGTCCACTCGCACATCATTGGCCAGCGTGGACGCACTATTCGCAAAATCATTGAAGACTACAAG GTGGATATCAAATTCCCATCCTCCGATGATGCTCAAAACAATCCCAATGCCGTGACCATCATTGGCAAGGAGGAAGATGTGGAGAACGCCAAGGATGTGCTCCTTAGCATGGCCGAGGACTACGAGCGCGACTACTTGGAGAACTTGCCGCCCTCGCCCCAGCCGCAGACAGTGGGAGCCTTCCTCACTGGTACCGGTGGCAACGCGAGCTCGGGTGCTGGTGGGgccggtggcggtggcggtgccGGTGCCAACGAGAACGGGTTCATCATCAAGGATGCGCCGTGGGagaagcaaaagcaacaagcCAAGAATCTAACTGCGCCCAACACTCAGTCGCAGAAGGATTTCCCCAACTTTGCTGCCGGCGGGGCTCAAGTCGCGACCACGCCCATCACCTCCGTGTGGGGCCCCAAGAACTAA
- the LOC108160903 gene encoding glutathione S-transferase 1, giving the protein MGKLTLYGIDGSPPVRSVLLTLNALGLPFEYKVINLFGGDHLKPEFLKMNPLHTVPTLDDDGFYLYDSHAINAYLVAKYGKDGKESLYPKDLQQRAIVDQRLHYDSSVFGSTARAITFPLIRENQTEIAQAKIDALSGVYESLNLFLKSTDYLAGNNLTIADFSVIAVLSGMVVFLEVDARKFPNLAGWVQRIKKLPYYEEANGSKVTQFTDFLKSKNFTIV; this is encoded by the coding sequence ATGGGAAAACTTACTCTTTACGGCATCGATGGAAGTCCGCCAGTGCGCTCTGTGCTCCTCACCCTGAACGCCTTGGGTCTGCCCTTCGAGTACAAGGTGATCAATCTGTTTGGCGGCGATCATCTCAAGCCGGAATTCCTCAAGATGAACCCCCTGCACACCGTGCCCACACTGGACGACGATGGCTTCTACTTGTACGACAGTCACGCCATCAATGCCTACCTAGTGGCCAAGTACGGCAAGGACGGCAAGGAGTCTCTCTACCCCAAGGATCTCCAGCAGCGGGCAATCGTGGATCAGCGTTTGCACTACGACTCCAGTGTTTTTGGCAGCACCGCCAGGGCAATCACGTTTCCCCTGATTAGGGAAAACCAAACCGAAATCGCCCAAGCCAAAATCGACGCGCTTTCGGGCGTCTACGAGTCTCTGAATTTGTTCCTGAAGAGCACCGATTACTTGGCTGGAAATAACCTGACGATTGCCGACTTCAGCGTCATCGCTGTCCTGTCGGGCATGGTGGTTTTCCTCGAAGTGGATGCCAGAAAATTCCCCAATCTGGCGGGCTGGGTTCAGCGTATTAAAAAGTTGCCCTACTACGAGGAGGCCAATGGATCGAAGGTGACTCAGTTCACAGATTTCCTCAAGAGCAAGAATTTTACAATTGTTTGA